A segment of the Vagococcus hydrophili genome:
AACGTCTCCTTGAACTTGTTCCTTAGTTGTGACTGCTTCAGTTATTAATTGATACATTTTTTTATGATTAAACCAAGTTTCAAAAGATTCTTGGTTTCTCTTTTTAGAAAAGAGATTCTCCGTCACACTATTAGCTAAAACCAGTTCCAATTTCTCATTAAGAATAAAAATACCAATATCTAAGTTTTCGAAAAGAAAAGCTAATTTCTCTTCATTTTGCAATTGCTTATAATATAAAAGGTTGGCTTCATCCATTAATTTATACACAGTTTGATACAACTCCTGCCATTCTTCTGGGCATCCACGACTGTTTGTTTTTTTTCTGGATTCTGAATTGCATTTTTCAAAATCGGTAAAATAAATTGAATCGGTTGTCTATTTTGCTTCAAAATATAAAAATACATGGATAAAATAATAATACCTATTAAAAGAAGGACGAGAAAGATTTGTACTTGAAAGGCTCTTAATGACTGAGTAATCCCTGTATAAGGCTCAGATAACCGCAAAATCCCAACCAACTCTTGATCCACATAAATCCCTTTAGCCATGTAAATCATTTTAGTATTGACAGTTTGGCTTTCTCTAATCGCATAGCCTTGAATTTTATGATTCTCTAAAATCTCTCTTACTTCCGGTCGATGTTCTCTAGTACCTTTAGCTAATTTTTCATGAGAGGAATCATATAAAATATCGCCTTTTGGATCAAGAATAGTCAAACGTTCCGATTTCCCAATACTTTGATCCAACTTTTCTTCATCAAGCTTTAACTTTTCACCCTCTAATAGATAAGGAGTTAAAATATCAATCTCACTTAGTAATTTATCCTGTTGTTCACTTAATACTTGAGATTTAAAAAAGTAGGCAGTGTATAATCCACCACCTACTAACAATAGGACAACTAAGCTAATAATCACACGTGGACTCATTAGTTTCGTTCTTTGTTTCATTCTGATATCTCCTGAAACTTGTAACCAAACCCACGAATCGTTTTAATGTATTGTGGTTTTTTAGGATCATCTTCAATTTTTTCTCTTAAATGGCTCACATGAATATCCACTGTTCGAGATAAATGGTACATCTCATCTTGCCAAATGGATGTCATTAATTCATCTCGACTAATAATCCGATTTTGCCTTTTCATAAAGTATATTAAAAGCTCGAATTCTTTTTTAGTGAAATTCAATTCTTCTCCGTTCTTAGTGACACGGTAGTCATTGGGATATGCAATTAATTCTCCAACAACAATTTTTTCAGAGGGATTAACTTTAGGAATTTTGTCACCCTTCACATCTAAACGTCTTTCTACTGCGCGAATTCTTGCGATTAATTCTCTTGGGCTAAAAGGTTTTGTCAAATAATCATCTGCACCCATCTCTAAACCGACAATTTTATCCACGGTTTCATCTTTGGCTGTTAACATTAAAATTGGTGTTTGAATCTTTTCTTTACGCAAATGTTTCGTAATATCTAAACCATTTACTTTTGGTAACATTAAATCTAATATAATAAAATCGTAGTTGCCACTCATGCCTAAAGCGATAGCTTCCTCACCGTCATGGCAGACATCTACTGTAAAGTTTTCTTTTTCTAAATTATATTTCAAAAGTGTGGTAATCGACACCTCGTCGTCTACTACTAAAACTTTTTTCATACAAAAAACACGTCCTTTCTAGTAGTCATCAATCTCTTACACTATACCATAGAAAGGCCGTGTCTTATCAATTATTTGATGTTGCCTTTTAAGTCTCTTTCAACTTTCATATCTGAGATTGCAATGTAACCTAATTCTTTAATAACATTTTTTTGAACGTCATCTGTTTTCATGTACTCTACAAATTGAGTAGCTTCTTTTTTACCATCTTTTTGTGTATACATATGCTCATATGCCCAAATTTTCCATGAGTTATCAGCAACTTTTTCATCTTTTGGTTCTACGCCATCAATCGATAGCCCTTGGATTGACTCATCAATATAAGAGAAAGCTAAGTAACTAATTGCTCCTGGTGTTTCTGCAACAATCTTACGAACTGTTCCTGAAGAATCCTGTTCTTGGCCTTTAGCTGGCTCTTCTCCATCTAGTCCCCATTGTTCAAAGGTTGCACGTGTTCCACTTCCTGCGGCACGGTTAATGATTTCGATTTTTTGATCTTTCCCACCGACTTCTTTCCAGTTAGTAATCTTTCCAGTAAAGATGCCTTTTAATTGATCTTTGGTAATATCTTTCACGCCAGTTTCTTTGTTAATAACTGGTGCCACACCAACAACGGCGATTCGGTGATCTTCAATTTTAGAAGCATCAATACCGTCTTTCTCCTCAGCGTAAACGTCCGAGTTACCGATATCCACAGCGCCACTTGAAACTTGGGTTAAACCAGTTCCACTTCCGCCACCTTGGACTGTGATTGTATAGTTAGGATTATCTGTCATATAAATTTCAGCTACTTTTTCTACTAATGGTTGAAGAGCTGTTGAACCAACAGAGGTAATTTCGACTTTTTCATTTGAAGCAGCCTTTTTACTTCCTCCTGTTGAATCTTTTGTATCTTTTGCGCCACCACCACATGCTGCTAATGTAAATAAAATACCGACTGTTGTTAACGATAATAAGATTTTCTTCATAGTTGTAATAACTCCTTAAGTTTTTTGATTACACACAGAGTGTAACAACTAAATGTAAAATCTATTCCCAATAACGTGTAAAAATTTCGTAAAAATAACTTTTGTTAGCTTTTTTACTTGAAACGTTGTCAGATAAGCGTAAACTTCATGACAAAGAGATGTATATTGTAAATAGAATGTAAACTACGTAGATATATGCAAGACTTCATAGAAACTACCAAAGCATTCTAATTCTTTTGATTTTTCTTTAAAAAAGTAAAACTCAACTTGTTTCCATTTATCAGGATTATAAACTAAAAGCTTACCAAGAGCATCTTTTGGTGTTATTGAAAATTCAGGAGCCTTCATTTTTGTGACTTCCTTTATATCTTTTTCAATTTCTAAAACCCAATGACTTGCTTTTACCTTTTGATTCACCTCTACTATGAGTGGAATTGCTATGTTAATCTGTCGCCAACCAAATGAGG
Coding sequences within it:
- a CDS encoding response regulator transcription factor — its product is MKKVLVVDDEVSITTLLKYNLEKENFTVDVCHDGEEAIALGMSGNYDFIILDLMLPKVNGLDITKHLRKEKIQTPILMLTAKDETVDKIVGLEMGADDYLTKPFSPRELIARIRAVERRLDVKGDKIPKVNPSEKIVVGELIAYPNDYRVTKNGEELNFTKKEFELLIYFMKRQNRIISRDELMTSIWQDEMYHLSRTVDIHVSHLREKIEDDPKKPQYIKTIRGFGYKFQEISE
- a CDS encoding phosphate ABC transporter substrate-binding protein PstS family protein, whose product is MKKILLSLTTVGILFTLAACGGGAKDTKDSTGGSKKAASNEKVEITSVGSTALQPLVEKVAEIYMTDNPNYTITVQGGGSGTGLTQVSSGAVDIGNSDVYAEEKDGIDASKIEDHRIAVVGVAPVINKETGVKDITKDQLKGIFTGKITNWKEVGGKDQKIEIINRAAGSGTRATFEQWGLDGEEPAKGQEQDSSGTVRKIVAETPGAISYLAFSYIDESIQGLSIDGVEPKDEKVADNSWKIWAYEHMYTQKDGKKEATQFVEYMKTDDVQKNVIKELGYIAISDMKVERDLKGNIK
- a CDS encoding DUF4865 family protein, yielding MNVMQYKIKLPKEYGMEKIRERVANNGVKTDGFLDLLMKVYLIREESKEYAPLYLWKSEKGMNHFIFDGYYDNILSSFGWRQINIAIPLIVEVNQKVKASHWVLEIEKDIKEVTKMKAPEFSITPKDALGKLLVYNPDKWKQVEFYFFKEKSKELECFGSFYEVLHIST